In Trichocoleus sp., the following are encoded in one genomic region:
- a CDS encoding YdcF family protein encodes MFSLIGLLLLFSLIPVRLAIAAYQVPRPQAILVLGGDPHREKAAAQIARSYSSLDVWVSSGSSPADIDSIFQAAAVPQSRIHLDYRATDTVTNFTTLVPELKQHQIQHLYLITSDFHMPRARAIATLILGSQGITFTPITVLSDEPQEPPLSTVRDVGRSLLWIVTGRTGANFGRLLESRFPEIAD; translated from the coding sequence TTGTTCAGCTTAATAGGTTTATTGCTTCTATTCAGCCTTATCCCAGTTCGTTTAGCGATCGCTGCTTATCAAGTTCCCCGTCCTCAAGCCATTCTTGTACTAGGGGGTGATCCTCACCGTGAAAAAGCAGCAGCTCAAATTGCTCGATCTTATTCATCATTAGATGTTTGGGTTTCCAGCGGTTCATCGCCAGCAGATATCGATAGTATCTTTCAAGCAGCAGCAGTGCCTCAGAGCCGCATTCATCTCGACTATCGTGCTACAGATACCGTTACGAACTTTACAACGCTCGTTCCAGAATTGAAGCAACATCAAATTCAACACCTCTACCTAATCACTTCTGACTTCCACATGCCCAGGGCAAGAGCGATCGCCACGCTTATTTTGGGCAGTCAAGGAATCACATTTACACCCATTACTGTGCTTTCTGACGAACCGCAAGAACCCCCACTATCAACAGTGCGAGATGTAGGACGATCGCTTCTCTGGATTGTGACAGGTCGAACAGGTGCAAATTTTGGTCGATTGCTTGAAAGCAGATTTCCAGAAATTGCTGATTGA
- a CDS encoding glycosyltransferase family 4 protein, which yields MSKFKVVFYSIVPSPYQRDFFYELSCSPEVDLQVFYLEADSPDSPWTKKPLQPYEQVLPGSYLTWGGAHFYLNWHLPNLAQADIVVLNGYQNLTSQLILHHWANQIPCVFWGEKMVAASTGIKGKLQQGFAHGLNNCRAIVAIGSKAQADYRDRFPGKPIFNIPYYCNISQFSNNLPTRPRNPITILCCGQMIARKGIDLLLQAFERLIQSGLKARLLLVGWKAELPQMMQSLSTDVQQCIDYAGFQAPDALPQFFQQADLFVLPSRYDGWGVVVNQALGAGLPIICSDTVGAAYDLIEPGVNGCLFPSGNVDALTQALAGYLKHPQVIQAAGQASLRKSIEWSPSVGVKHWLEVFQALSDQSAVADSIPSAVLE from the coding sequence TTGAGTAAGTTCAAGGTTGTTTTTTATTCGATTGTTCCCTCTCCTTATCAACGAGATTTTTTTTACGAATTATCTTGTTCGCCAGAAGTTGATCTTCAGGTCTTTTATTTAGAAGCAGACAGTCCAGATTCACCCTGGACCAAAAAACCATTACAGCCCTATGAGCAGGTTCTACCTGGAAGTTATCTTACCTGGGGAGGAGCACACTTTTATCTAAATTGGCATCTACCAAATTTAGCGCAAGCAGATATTGTAGTGCTGAATGGCTATCAAAATCTCACCTCACAACTGATTCTGCATCACTGGGCAAATCAAATTCCCTGTGTTTTTTGGGGTGAAAAAATGGTTGCAGCTTCAACCGGAATCAAAGGAAAACTGCAGCAAGGTTTTGCACATGGGTTAAACAACTGCCGGGCGATCGTGGCGATTGGCTCCAAAGCTCAGGCTGATTATCGCGATCGATTTCCAGGTAAACCTATTTTTAACATTCCCTACTACTGCAATATTTCCCAGTTCAGTAACAACCTGCCAACCCGCCCTCGAAATCCGATTACCATCCTGTGCTGTGGGCAAATGATTGCCCGAAAAGGCATTGATCTACTACTCCAGGCATTTGAGCGACTGATTCAATCTGGTCTAAAAGCTCGCTTATTGCTGGTTGGGTGGAAAGCAGAACTTCCGCAAATGATGCAGTCCCTTTCAACAGACGTACAGCAGTGCATTGACTATGCAGGATTTCAAGCTCCCGATGCGCTGCCTCAATTCTTTCAGCAAGCCGATCTCTTTGTTCTGCCCAGTCGATATGACGGTTGGGGAGTGGTCGTGAATCAAGCCTTGGGGGCAGGGTTACCGATCATTTGTTCAGATACAGTCGGTGCAGCTTACGACTTGATTGAGCCAGGAGTCAACGGTTGCCTCTTTCCAAGCGGTAATGTTGACGCACTCACCCAAGCACTTGCTGGCTATCTCAAACATCCTCAAGTGATTCAGGCAGCAGGTCAGGCATCGTTGCGGAAATCGATCGAATGGTCTCCGTCGGTTGGGGTGAAGCATTGGCTTGAGGTATTTCAGGCACTTAGCGATCAGTCAGCAGTTGCAGATTCAATCCCCTCCGCTGTTCTAGAGTGA
- a CDS encoding glycosyltransferase yields MIGKRPHAEVLQEMVWADCFALIGWDEPFATVYLKAMAAGKPVICCQDGGITDVLQDGVHGYTVPPKDIDAAAAAIDRMLSHDQQRIEMGCNAQRLVMEQLTWDVRMAELLQLFETAASSRTSHTTID; encoded by the coding sequence ATGATTGGGAAAAGACCTCATGCAGAAGTGTTACAGGAGATGGTTTGGGCGGATTGTTTTGCCCTTATTGGCTGGGATGAACCCTTTGCTACCGTTTATTTAAAAGCGATGGCAGCGGGGAAGCCAGTGATCTGTTGCCAAGATGGCGGCATCACAGATGTTCTACAGGATGGCGTTCATGGTTACACCGTTCCTCCCAAAGATATTGATGCAGCGGCAGCAGCAATCGATCGAATGTTGAGCCATGACCAACAACGTATAGAGATGGGTTGTAATGCTCAGCGACTAGTTATGGAGCAACTAACCTGGGATGTCAGAATGGCGGAGCTTTTACAGCTATTTGAAACTGCAGCATCCAGTCGCACGTCCCATACAACAATTGATTGA
- a CDS encoding class I SAM-dependent methyltransferase: protein MLVQAPLTLSQFISKSASAGTWNEGILAFKIAHSTPAMQANSYYFGHLEWSRNYLEACHQYPEFKDRWQAVIGSWQNKIVVDIGCGPGNLYASLRDRCGTPQLLIGVDISKGALKIAQELGYMPVLADAQQLPFISGFADIVTVNATIHHCDDMGKVLSEAARLVRPGGLLITDHDPQKTAWRNNLIGWLSWNARLPLYRLLRRGGHATAAEQFWSTATEAHHRPGDGVAPDLFHQILEPLGFAVQLYPHNRAVGAEIFRGARGRAEWKLRLIQRLSGINPDSPEAAMLLMCVATR from the coding sequence ATGTTAGTTCAAGCACCACTAACTCTATCTCAATTTATTTCTAAAAGTGCATCTGCTGGCACCTGGAACGAGGGCATCCTTGCTTTCAAAATCGCTCATTCAACTCCAGCAATGCAGGCGAATAGTTACTACTTTGGGCATCTAGAGTGGAGCAGAAACTATCTTGAGGCTTGCCATCAGTACCCTGAATTTAAAGACCGATGGCAAGCTGTTATAGGCAGTTGGCAAAACAAGATCGTGGTTGATATTGGTTGTGGTCCTGGCAATCTCTATGCCTCTCTACGCGATCGCTGTGGTACTCCCCAGCTACTCATTGGGGTTGATATATCAAAGGGGGCGCTAAAAATTGCCCAAGAGCTCGGCTACATGCCAGTTCTTGCAGATGCTCAACAACTTCCCTTTATTTCTGGTTTTGCAGATATTGTGACGGTTAACGCTACTATTCATCACTGTGATGATATGGGCAAAGTGTTATCTGAAGCAGCTCGACTCGTTCGCCCAGGTGGGCTACTGATTACGGATCACGATCCTCAGAAAACTGCTTGGCGCAATAATTTGATTGGTTGGCTCAGTTGGAACGCTCGTCTCCCTCTTTATCGCTTACTAAGGCGAGGAGGACATGCTACTGCGGCAGAACAATTTTGGAGTACGGCAACAGAAGCCCATCATCGTCCTGGAGATGGAGTAGCACCTGATTTGTTCCACCAAATTTTAGAGCCACTGGGATTTGCAGTACAGCTCTATCCCCATAATCGAGCAGTGGGGGCAGAAATCTTTCGGGGTGCGAGGGGTCGAGCTGAATGGAAGCTCCGCTTGATTCAACGATTGAGTGGTATTAACCCAGATTCACCAGAAGCAGCCATGCTGTTGATGTGTGTTGCAACACGCTAA
- a CDS encoding WcaF family extracellular polysaccharide biosynthesis acetyltransferase, whose protein sequence is MKIDEAQINIPGMRLDRYKLGDYTPGAPYWKQLLWYFIGSPLVKSYWLPFSSLKVLLLRYFGATIGQGVRIKPGVRVKFPWRLSIGDFTWIGEDVWLDNLALIEIESHVCLSQGVYLCTGNHNWSHPEFQLQCAPISVGAGSWLAARSIIGPGVTIGQGAILALGGVTGRSLEPMTIYAGNPAQPIKKRQYQFQQENGVSCC, encoded by the coding sequence ATGAAGATTGACGAAGCACAAATTAATATTCCTGGAATGCGACTCGATCGCTACAAACTTGGTGATTATACTCCCGGTGCGCCTTACTGGAAACAGCTTTTGTGGTACTTTATTGGTTCACCGCTGGTAAAGAGCTATTGGCTGCCATTTTCATCCCTTAAGGTATTGCTACTGCGCTACTTTGGAGCAACGATCGGGCAAGGGGTGCGCATTAAACCGGGTGTGCGTGTCAAGTTCCCCTGGCGATTAAGCATTGGTGACTTTACCTGGATTGGCGAAGATGTTTGGTTAGACAACCTGGCATTGATTGAGATAGAAAGTCATGTTTGCCTGTCGCAGGGCGTTTATCTCTGCACCGGGAATCACAACTGGAGCCATCCAGAGTTTCAATTGCAATGTGCGCCAATTTCTGTGGGAGCAGGCAGCTGGTTAGCGGCGCGATCGATTATTGGTCCTGGCGTCACAATCGGTCAGGGAGCCATATTAGCACTCGGAGGCGTGACCGGACGATCGCTCGAACCGATGACAATTTATGCCGGAAATCCAGCTCAGCCAATCAAAAAACGACAGTACCAATTTCAACAGGAAAATGGTGTAAGCTGCTGCTGA
- a CDS encoding glycosyltransferase yields the protein MNCDITVVIPTYQRIEKLLEALSKIQACSPAPDEIILHIDGTDTVTESAVRTSQFQNVKVLKSNIQVGPGGGRNRAIAQAKHSIVASFDDDSYPIDSDYFARLIQLFDQFPQAAVIGAAIFHQNEVIIPDEATAKWTADFVGCGCAYRRDIFLQTNGYVELPLAYGMEEVDLSLRLHHMGWGVLQSPWLRVFHNTQLEHHQNPRITAASIANQALLTYLRYPISLWWLGSVQCFNRISWLVRHQRLEGIRAGVTAIPQLIQHQHHKRQIVSAQSIFSYLRLRRNAGSEPFALKVQ from the coding sequence AAAACTCTTAGAAGCTTTAAGCAAAATTCAAGCATGTAGTCCTGCTCCAGATGAAATCATTCTTCATATCGATGGAACTGATACCGTTACTGAATCAGCAGTTCGCACTAGCCAATTTCAAAATGTAAAAGTTCTTAAGAGCAATATTCAAGTTGGTCCAGGAGGCGGACGAAATAGAGCTATTGCTCAGGCAAAACACTCGATCGTTGCCAGTTTTGACGATGATTCTTATCCGATCGATTCAGATTACTTTGCTCGCCTTATCCAATTATTCGATCAATTCCCGCAGGCGGCCGTGATTGGAGCCGCTATTTTTCACCAGAATGAAGTGATTATTCCAGATGAGGCAACTGCAAAGTGGACGGCTGATTTTGTTGGCTGTGGCTGTGCTTACCGCAGAGATATCTTTTTGCAGACCAATGGCTATGTTGAGCTTCCCCTGGCATACGGGATGGAAGAAGTCGATTTATCGTTGCGGCTTCATCATATGGGCTGGGGAGTACTACAAAGCCCCTGGCTAAGGGTTTTTCACAACACTCAACTAGAACATCATCAAAATCCTCGAATTACCGCAGCCAGTATTGCCAATCAAGCCCTATTAACCTATCTCAGATACCCGATTAGCCTCTGGTGGCTAGGCAGCGTTCAGTGCTTCAACCGAATTTCCTGGTTGGTTCGACATCAGCGGCTAGAGGGGATTCGAGCAGGTGTAACAGCAATTCCTCAACTAATCCAGCATCAACATCACAAACGCCAGATCGTCTCTGCTCAGTCAATATTTTCTTACTTACGGCTCCGCCGCAACGCTGGCTCCGAACCCTTCGCTTTAAAAGTGCAATGA
- a CDS encoding ABC-F family ATP-binding cassette domain-containing protein — protein sequence MTIFTLRSVFKDFGIKEILRDASFSLDEGDKVGLIGTNGSGKSTLLKMIAGLEPIDSGEIWVNAGSRIVYLPQQPELDENHTVLQQVFADSDEQMSLVREYEELSSKMEHGQGNAEQMISRLSSLSQRMEATGAWELETNAKIILSKLGIQDYEARIGDLSGGYRKRIALAAALLSEPDVLLMDEPTNHLDALSVEWLQGYLNRYRGALLLITHDRYFLDRVTNRILEIDRADLYAYSGNYAYYLEKKAESEESAISTQRKHAGVLRRELEWLKRGPKARSTKQKARIDRVREMQNQEFKQKQGKVEISTAGRRIGKKVIDLIAVSKAYNDRTLIKDFTYSFSPEDRVGIIGSNGAGKSTLMNIITGQVQPDSGIVELGSTIHIGYFNQHSDDLNLNEDQRVIDYLKSVAELVKTADGEIVTASQMLERFLFPPNQQYAPIHKLSGGEKRRLFLLRILMSAPNVLILDEPTNDLDVQTLAVLEEYLEDFNGCVIVVSHDRYFLDRTIDTVFALEPGGNVRQYPGNYSVYLDYKKTEEEAESSRQEPKVSTSKAKPQTESPDSDNAKPRKLSFKEKREYETLEAQIPEMEAEKENLEKQLYNEPPTDFTEMQQLTNRLAELTQTIDVSTERWLELAERLS from the coding sequence ATGACTATCTTCACGCTTCGATCGGTCTTTAAAGACTTTGGTATCAAAGAAATCCTGCGGGATGCCAGCTTTAGCCTGGATGAAGGCGATAAGGTTGGGCTGATTGGCACCAACGGTTCGGGCAAATCAACGCTCTTGAAGATGATTGCAGGGCTAGAGCCGATCGACAGTGGCGAAATCTGGGTCAACGCAGGATCACGGATTGTCTACCTGCCCCAGCAACCCGAACTCGATGAAAATCACACTGTCCTTCAGCAAGTCTTTGCCGACAGCGACGAACAGATGTCCCTGGTGCGCGAGTATGAAGAACTCTCCAGCAAGATGGAACATGGGCAGGGCAACGCTGAACAGATGATCTCGCGTCTTTCCAGTCTGTCTCAACGGATGGAAGCAACTGGAGCCTGGGAACTGGAAACCAACGCCAAAATTATTTTAAGCAAGCTGGGCATCCAGGATTATGAGGCGCGAATTGGCGATCTCTCCGGTGGCTACCGTAAGCGAATTGCGTTAGCAGCGGCTCTCCTCTCTGAACCTGATGTGCTGCTGATGGACGAGCCAACGAACCATCTGGATGCACTGTCTGTGGAATGGCTCCAGGGATATCTCAACCGCTATCGGGGCGCACTCCTACTCATCACCCACGATCGCTATTTCCTCGATCGTGTCACCAACCGAATTCTCGAAATCGATCGCGCTGATCTCTATGCCTACTCAGGCAACTATGCTTATTATCTGGAGAAAAAAGCCGAATCTGAAGAGTCTGCAATAAGTACGCAACGGAAACATGCAGGCGTGCTGCGCCGAGAACTGGAATGGCTAAAGCGTGGACCTAAAGCCCGCAGCACCAAACAGAAAGCCCGGATCGATCGAGTTCGGGAAATGCAGAACCAGGAATTTAAGCAGAAACAGGGCAAAGTGGAGATTTCGACGGCAGGTCGGCGAATTGGTAAAAAGGTGATTGATCTAATAGCAGTGAGCAAGGCTTACAACGATCGCACCTTAATCAAAGACTTCACCTATTCCTTCAGCCCTGAAGATCGGGTCGGCATTATTGGCAGCAATGGGGCAGGCAAATCCACGCTGATGAATATCATCACCGGACAGGTTCAGCCAGATTCCGGCATAGTGGAGTTGGGTTCCACCATTCATATCGGCTATTTCAATCAACATTCTGATGACCTCAATTTGAATGAAGATCAGCGAGTCATTGACTACCTCAAGAGCGTGGCAGAACTTGTCAAAACAGCCGATGGGGAAATCGTTACAGCCTCCCAAATGCTAGAGCGGTTTCTGTTTCCACCCAATCAACAATATGCCCCAATTCATAAGCTGTCGGGTGGAGAAAAACGTCGTTTGTTCCTGCTGCGAATTCTCATGAGTGCGCCAAATGTGCTGATTCTAGACGAGCCAACCAACGATTTAGATGTGCAAACGCTCGCAGTTCTAGAAGAGTACCTTGAAGACTTTAATGGCTGCGTCATTGTCGTATCGCACGATCGCTATTTTCTCGATCGAACCATTGATACGGTGTTTGCGCTGGAGCCAGGCGGAAATGTGCGCCAATATCCCGGCAACTATTCTGTGTACTTGGATTATAAAAAAACCGAAGAAGAAGCAGAATCCAGTCGGCAAGAACCGAAAGTCTCTACCTCGAAAGCAAAACCACAAACTGAATCGCCCGACTCAGACAACGCAAAGCCACGCAAGCTGTCTTTTAAGGAAAAGCGAGAATACGAAACACTAGAAGCTCAGATTCCGGAGATGGAAGCGGAAAAAGAAAATCTCGAAAAGCAACTTTATAACGAGCCACCCACTGATTTCACAGAGATGCAGCAGCTCACAAACCGTCTTGCTGAGCTGACCCAAACGATCGACGTTTCCACCGAGCGCTGGTTAGAACTGGCTGAACGGCTCAGCTAA
- a CDS encoding glycosyltransferase family 4 protein — MNTPWICCQIGAREHYAIPRSLHQAGQLAYLMTDAWVSPQSAFNALPNTLLRPLRDRFHPELADAPIRSFTASLLQFELMHRLQKTGDWERMIARNRWFQHQVIQSLKTIEAHRPFKTPPVLFTYSYAALDLLRYAKEKGWRTVLGQIDPGIVEEKIVLEEHQKHPTLAPSWQPVPPSYWATWQEECAMADQIVVNSSWSSRALQQAGIAADKIRIVPLAYTAPQESQGFERAYPDKFSVDRPLRVLFLGQIILRKGIAALLEAARLLVDQPIEFWLVGSIGIDRSQVLLPNIRWVGSVPRSETAQYYQQADVFLFPTLSDGFGLTQLESQAWKLPLIVSGFCGEVVKDRVNGIVLPEVTGEAIVTAIQTCLDSPEALKRFSQNIIPISQSSLSSLLQRLQQMKT; from the coding sequence ATGAATACACCCTGGATTTGCTGTCAGATTGGGGCACGCGAACATTACGCAATTCCCCGATCGCTCCACCAAGCCGGACAACTTGCTTACCTGATGACAGATGCCTGGGTTTCGCCTCAGTCGGCATTCAATGCCTTGCCAAACACCTTACTGAGACCCCTACGCGATCGGTTCCATCCTGAGCTGGCTGATGCACCGATTCGATCGTTTACCGCTTCCCTGCTTCAGTTTGAGCTAATGCATCGACTTCAGAAAACCGGAGACTGGGAACGAATGATTGCCCGAAACCGCTGGTTTCAACATCAAGTGATTCAATCCCTTAAGACAATCGAGGCGCATCGTCCATTCAAAACACCACCTGTTCTGTTTACTTATAGCTATGCTGCCCTAGACTTGTTGCGCTATGCCAAAGAGAAAGGTTGGAGGACTGTTTTGGGGCAAATTGATCCAGGCATTGTAGAAGAGAAAATTGTTTTAGAAGAACACCAAAAACATCCAACACTAGCTCCCAGTTGGCAACCCGTACCACCAAGCTACTGGGCAACCTGGCAAGAAGAATGTGCGATGGCAGACCAGATTGTTGTTAATTCTTCCTGGTCGAGTCGAGCATTGCAGCAAGCTGGTATAGCAGCAGATAAAATTCGGATTGTTCCATTAGCTTATACGGCACCCCAAGAAAGCCAGGGTTTTGAGCGGGCATATCCAGACAAGTTTTCTGTCGATCGTCCTCTCCGTGTTCTGTTTCTTGGTCAAATTATCTTACGCAAAGGCATTGCGGCATTGTTAGAAGCGGCTCGACTGTTAGTGGATCAACCGATCGAATTTTGGTTGGTTGGTAGCATTGGGATCGATCGATCGCAGGTTTTGCTGCCAAATATTCGTTGGGTCGGGTCTGTGCCTCGTAGCGAAACCGCTCAATACTATCAACAAGCAGATGTATTCCTCTTCCCAACGCTATCAGACGGGTTTGGCTTAACACAATTAGAATCGCAAGCCTGGAAGCTACCCCTGATCGTTTCCGGATTTTGCGGTGAAGTGGTGAAAGATCGAGTAAATGGAATTGTTTTGCCCGAAGTGACGGGGGAGGCGATCGTTACAGCAATTCAAACTTGCCTAGATTCACCTGAAGCACTAAAACGATTTTCTCAGAACATCATTCCAATTTCTCAGTCCAGTTTGTCTAGTCTATTGCAGAGACTTCAACAGATGAAAACTTGA
- a CDS encoding O-antigen polymerase gives MSNLDYSYSSYLEYDYSSIAPEEHLPPHASFASTTVFIAGLIVATIFSATDQTPTTMASTAAVVVGISLLLSIWLDYKRGLRNLFRADLLCLAALYALTLLEFLFPQEGFDERVTLEQTVKALHLVFIGMGGLAIGRHLVALKPIQSSWLNFSNISNKALFQMLLMAAFLGYLHMLISVNFDIFRMIDAMLGPRFSEPWSRGRLGGATSLISELALMLSAIPPLAGVIWNRRQSFSVFQLFIVFILFALTLFQGFSGGTRNVFASYLIAFLIGYLLTLPQYSFKNTIIPILIALGILFYASDHMLAFRQIGLRNYILNEAYINNTPETFAVDYNLWAIGLLADAFPEQHDFLGLEIIVWSIVKPIPRFFWPGKPEGLSVSIEEIAGAEGWTVAATYLGEAYMMAGIFGVIGVSLFFGALAGWWNRMALQSQSAYAMVVYALGFFALGVTMRSMFWLTTLILPIVALVVIKKLKIVR, from the coding sequence ATGTCAAATTTAGACTATTCCTATTCCAGCTATCTTGAGTATGACTATTCTTCTATTGCACCAGAGGAGCATCTGCCCCCTCATGCTTCTTTTGCAAGTACTACAGTTTTTATTGCTGGATTAATAGTAGCCACTATCTTCAGTGCAACTGATCAGACCCCGACCACAATGGCAAGCACTGCTGCAGTCGTTGTTGGAATTTCGCTTTTACTCAGCATTTGGTTGGATTATAAACGCGGATTACGCAACCTGTTTCGAGCAGACTTGCTGTGTCTGGCAGCACTCTATGCTCTGACGTTACTTGAGTTTTTATTTCCACAGGAAGGGTTTGACGAGCGAGTAACATTAGAGCAGACAGTAAAGGCACTCCATCTTGTTTTTATTGGAATGGGAGGGCTGGCAATTGGACGACATCTAGTTGCACTCAAGCCAATTCAATCAAGCTGGCTCAACTTTAGTAATATTTCCAATAAAGCCCTATTTCAGATGCTGTTAATGGCAGCATTTTTAGGGTATCTACACATGCTAATATCAGTTAATTTTGATATTTTTAGAATGATTGATGCAATGTTAGGTCCAAGGTTTTCTGAGCCTTGGTCACGTGGCAGATTGGGTGGTGCAACTAGTTTAATTAGCGAACTTGCTTTGATGTTGTCTGCCATTCCACCTTTAGCAGGAGTAATTTGGAATCGTCGTCAGTCATTTTCTGTTTTTCAGCTTTTCATTGTCTTTATACTTTTTGCGTTGACTCTCTTTCAGGGCTTTTCTGGGGGTACGAGAAACGTCTTTGCCTCTTACCTAATCGCCTTTCTAATCGGCTATCTTTTGACTTTACCGCAATACAGCTTTAAGAACACAATTATACCCATCCTAATTGCTTTAGGCATATTATTCTACGCGTCAGATCATATGCTTGCCTTTAGGCAGATAGGTTTAAGAAACTATATTTTAAACGAAGCTTATATTAACAACACACCTGAGACCTTTGCAGTTGACTATAACTTGTGGGCAATTGGTCTACTAGCAGATGCTTTTCCTGAACAACATGACTTTTTAGGATTGGAGATTATTGTATGGTCAATTGTTAAACCGATTCCTCGCTTTTTTTGGCCGGGTAAACCGGAGGGGCTTAGCGTCAGTATTGAAGAAATCGCAGGTGCAGAAGGGTGGACGGTTGCTGCAACCTACTTAGGCGAAGCCTATATGATGGCTGGGATATTTGGTGTCATTGGTGTCTCTCTCTTTTTTGGAGCACTGGCTGGCTGGTGGAATCGAATGGCACTCCAAAGCCAATCTGCCTATGCAATGGTAGTCTATGCATTAGGTTTTTTTGCCCTTGGTGTAACCATGCGAAGTATGTTTTGGTTGACTACTTTAATATTGCCGATCGTCGCATTAGTTGTTATCAAGAAGTTGAAGATAGTCCGTTAA
- a CDS encoding response regulator: protein MASKKEYRILVVDDIADNSFLLTTFLESEGYTVDVATSGKTAFQKMQSHPPDLVMLDVMMPDMNGYELTRKIRHDSQLRSIPVVLVTAHIQSCRIKGIAVGATDFIYKPIDLSELGSRLERILQHQNARSAYEFFSPPTSSA, encoded by the coding sequence ATGGCTTCTAAGAAGGAATATCGAATTTTAGTAGTGGATGATATCGCTGACAATTCATTCCTGCTCACAACTTTCCTTGAATCTGAAGGATATACGGTTGATGTTGCAACCAGTGGAAAGACGGCATTTCAGAAAATGCAATCTCATCCACCCGATCTCGTGATGCTTGATGTGATGATGCCTGACATGAACGGGTATGAACTCACTCGTAAAATCCGTCATGACAGCCAACTCCGATCGATCCCTGTGGTGCTGGTGACGGCACATATTCAGTCTTGCCGCATTAAAGGAATCGCGGTAGGCGCAACTGACTTTATCTACAAACCGATCGATTTATCAGAGCTGGGATCACGCCTGGAGCGAATCTTGCAGCATCAAAATGCTCGTAGCGCTTACGAATTTTTCTCGCCGCCTACCAGTTCTGCATAA
- a CDS encoding glycosyltransferase encodes MKVLHVIPSLSPSLGGPPQVALNLVWALRECGIDAEIVTTNHDGPGYMDFPLNQRIEYQFGADKNLTVPVWFLPFQPPALKEFIFSSALTRWLWKHIEDYDVLDNHYLFSYAPTCAGVIARRKNIPYTVRTMGQLTPWALEQSRRKKQAYTFLIERHNLNQAAAIHCTTAAEAEDVRRFGIQAPTITLPLGVNSPILYADAKAQLRSQYNLPVHTPIILFLSRLHYKKRPELLLESLHQLKAKYNFYAILAGSGTPEYLTELNTLAESLGISDRVSFPGLITGKAKDVLLQGSDFFVLPSFSENFGIAVAEALVSGLPVIITPGIQIAEDVAAARAGLVVEGEVNDLTEAIEKLLVSTQLRSELGNNGKQLAQTRYCWKTIAQDLIPIYTSIAARKPLSRNVQYDSLSKG; translated from the coding sequence ATGAAAGTACTCCACGTTATTCCATCACTCAGCCCATCACTGGGCGGACCTCCACAGGTTGCTTTGAACTTAGTTTGGGCATTACGAGAATGTGGAATTGATGCTGAAATCGTCACGACTAACCACGACGGTCCAGGCTATATGGATTTTCCGTTAAATCAGCGAATCGAGTATCAGTTCGGAGCAGACAAAAATTTGACTGTTCCTGTTTGGTTCTTGCCTTTCCAACCTCCCGCACTAAAAGAGTTTATCTTTTCATCTGCCCTGACTCGTTGGTTATGGAAACATATTGAAGACTACGATGTTTTAGATAACCACTATCTTTTTTCCTATGCACCAACCTGTGCCGGGGTAATTGCTCGCCGTAAGAACATCCCCTACACAGTGCGGACAATGGGACAACTGACTCCCTGGGCACTAGAGCAAAGCCGTCGGAAGAAGCAGGCATACACTTTTTTAATTGAGCGTCATAACCTGAATCAGGCAGCCGCAATTCATTGCACAACTGCTGCTGAAGCAGAAGATGTACGCCGTTTTGGAATCCAGGCACCTACTATCACGCTCCCGCTGGGTGTCAATTCGCCAATACTCTACGCCGATGCCAAAGCACAGTTACGATCGCAATACAACCTCCCAGTCCATACCCCTATCATCCTGTTTCTTTCGCGCCTCCATTACAAAAAGCGTCCAGAACTGTTGCTAGAGTCACTCCATCAGCTCAAAGCAAAATACAACTTCTATGCAATTTTGGCAGGTTCAGGAACACCAGAATACTTGACAGAATTAAACACTTTGGCAGAATCTCTTGGCATCTCCGATCGCGTTTCCTTCCCCGGACTGATTACCGGAAAAGCCAAAGATGTGCTTTTACAAGGCTCCGATTTCTTTGTCCTGCCATCCTTTTCAGAGAACTTTGGGATTGCGGTAGCAGAAGCCCTGGTTTCAGGTCTGCCTGTGATCATCACACCCGGAATCCAAATTGCTGAAGATGTTGCAGCAGCGAGAGCAGGTTTAGTTGTTGAGGGAGAAGTCAATGACTTAACAGAGGCGATCGAAAAACTGTTAGTTTCTACTCAATTGCGCTCTGAACTAGGCAACAATGGCAAGCAGTTGGCTCAAACACGCTATTGTTGGAAAACGATCGCTCAAGACTTGATTCCAATTTATACCAGTATTGCGGCAAGAAAACCGCTTTCCAGAAATGTCCAATATGATTCCCTAAGCAAAGGATGA